The following are encoded in a window of Lagenorhynchus albirostris chromosome 3, mLagAlb1.1, whole genome shotgun sequence genomic DNA:
- the CENPH gene encoding centromere protein H has product METQSEEQAAAEAADSRGEGEPPQVAGAQAARPEDRMALLLRVRAQTKQQLLEYKSMVDANEEKTPEQIMQEKQIEAKIEELEKEIEEAKIAFEMKKLALDRMQLSSALKKHMEKINTKTSVLMDNMKQILSLNQSVMKSQQETRDLEDKLLDVRKKRLQLKQASERKLFEIQTEKNKQKDDLCSMENSGKIKTIQQNLEMEIQITTVIQHVFQNLILGSKANWAEDSALKETVLQLEKNLTMIQ; this is encoded by the exons ATGGAGACGCAGTCCGAGGAGCAAGCCGCTGCCGAGGCCGCGGACTCCAGAGGGGAAGGCGAGCCGCCGCAGGTCGCCGGCGCCCAGGCGGCGCGTCCCGAGGACCGCATGGCCCTGCTGCTCAG GGTAAGAGCACAGACCAAACAACAACTCTTGGAATATAAATCAATGGTTGATGCAa atgaagaaaaaacTCCAGAACAAATCATGCAGGAAAAGCAAATTGAAGC TAAAATTgaagaactggaaaaagaaattgaagaggcaaaaattgcttttgaaatgaaaaagcttGCATTAGACAG GATGCAGCTTTCAAGTGCACTtaaaaaacacatggagaaaaTTAACACCAAGACTag tGTGCTCATGGATAACATGAAACAAATACTAAGTCTAAATCAATCAGTAATGAAATCACAGCAg GAAACCCGGGACTTGGAAGACAAATTGCTTGATGTTAGAAAGAAGAGATTGC AGTTAAAACAAGCTTCAGAAAGGAAGCTTTTCGAAATACAGActgaaaagaacaaacagaaagatGATTTGTGTAGTATGGAAAATTCGGGGAAGATAAAGACCATACAACAAAACCTGGAGATGGAGATACAGATTACTACAGTTATTCAACATGTGTTCCag AACCTCATTTTGGGGAGTAAAGCCAACTGGGCAGAGGATTCTGCCCTTAAGGAAACTGTTCTGCAGCTTGAGAAGAATCTCACCATGATCCAATAA